In one window of Stigmatopora argus isolate UIUO_Sarg chromosome 19, RoL_Sarg_1.0, whole genome shotgun sequence DNA:
- the stum gene encoding protein stum homolog, with product MRRFLEFELRSGDKMAEKEGSVGGESLGAKGASGGPAPGGGGVVVQVREKKGPLRAAIPTMPFPMAVICLFLNTFIPGLGTFISAFTVLCGARSELLAERGACCVFWLNVAAAFIQIATAVIMVGWIMSIFWGMDMVILASQ from the exons ATGAGAAGATTTTTGGAATTTGAATTGAGAAGTGGGGATAAGATGGCAGAGAAGGAGGGGAGTGTTGGAGGGGAGAGTTTGGGGGCCAAAGGAGCGTCTGGGGGTCCGGCGCCAGGGGGTGGCGGCGTGGTGGTGCAGGTTCGGGAGAAAAAGGGACCCCTGAGGGCCGCTATACCCACCATGCCTTTCCCTATGGCTGTTATATGCCTTTTTCTCAACACCTTTATACCAGGATTAG GTACCTTCATTTCGGCCTTTACTGTGCTGTGCGGCGCCCGCAGCGAGCTGCTGGCCGAGCGCGGCGCCTGCTGCGTCTTCTGGCTCAACGTGGCGGCCGCCTTCATCCAGATCGCCACGGCCGTCATCATGGTGGGCTGGATCATGAGCATCTTCTGGGGCATGGATATGGTCATCCTGGCAAGTCAGTAG